In the Brassica napus cultivar Da-Ae chromosome A7, Da-Ae, whole genome shotgun sequence genome, one interval contains:
- the LOC106354294 gene encoding probable serine/threonine-protein kinase SIS8 yields the protein MPDSVRSMKMNMKSFLKKLHITPNQPDEAADGSSIPTNKSSDVSSSPHHQSPEVKPFSGLSNWLSSVGHRKSPSPPNSLNATNGGDDEQQQDSKEDPEVEEEYQIQLALELSAREDPEAAQIEAMKQFSLGSCAPDNSPAELVAYRYWNYNCLGYDDKILDGFYDLYGVLNASSAEKIPPLLDLQGTPVSDGVTWEAVLVNRSGDYNLLRVEQMGIDIAAKTESVSSSSFVNSELVRKLAVLVGDYMGGPVVDPDSMLRAWRSLSYSLKATLGSMVLPLGSLTIGLARHRALLFKVLCDSVGVPCRIVKGQQYTGSEDVAMNYIKTDDGREYIVDLMGDPGTLIPADAAGLQIDYDEPVCSTSPGDNDSFHDASSTNGIESSFQENIEFPPGEHSSSTKSSKEDVAKVEKAPPVQNLSSRPIHSFTHMRSPSWTEGVSSPAARRMKVKDVSQYMIDAAKENPRLAQKLHDVLLESGVVAPPNLFSEVYPQQLDATVEIKNLTEAKKEKETAQQGRHQNDLGPVRFLPPLPRLHSKADTHDQQHDHGKVVSQSDSSHSEASSTEYARTVPAAVAAAAVVASSMVAAAAAKTANTESSTLELPAAAAATATAAAVVATAAAVSRHLELGSNSDGDAGSGGHEPQGSGDSPHEPNSGGDRVSDRSTGEESSKSDGTLDDVSDCEILWEEITLGERIGLGSYGEVYRGDWHGTEVAAKKFLDQDLTGEALEEFRSEVQIMKKLRHPNIVLFMGAVTRPPNLSIITEFLPRGSLYRLIHRPNNQLDERRRLRMALDAARGMNYLHSCSPMIVHRDLKSPNLLVDKNWVVKVCDFGLSRMKNSTYLSSKSTAGTAEWMAPEVLRNEPADEKCDVYSYGVILWELFTLQQPWGRMNAMQVVGAVGFQHRRLDIPDFVDPAIAELISKCWQTDSKLRPSFAEIMVTLKKLQRPATGSNIPRPVPSSSSLSTEQEQKD from the exons ATGCCCGATAGCGTTCGGAGCATGAAGATGAACATGAAGAGCTTTCTTAAAAAACTCCACATCACTCCCAATCAACCCGACGAAGCCGCCGACGGATCATCGATTCCAACCAATAAGTCAAGCGATGTATCATCATCACCTCACCACCAGAGCCCCGAAGTCAAACCCTTTTCCGGTTTATCCAACTGGCTAAGCTCCGTTGGCCACAGAAAAAGCCCAAGCCCACCTAACTCACTCAATGCTACTAACGGTGGCGATGATGAGCAGCAGCAAGACTCCAAGGAGGATCCAGAGGTTGAAGAAGAGTATCAGATACAGTTGGCTTTAGAGCTAAGCGCTAGAGAGGATCCCGAAGCTGCTCAGATCGAAGCTATGAAGCAGTTCAGCTTAGGCTCTTGCGCTCCTGACAACTCCCCAGCTGAACTCGTCGCTTATCGCTACTGG AATTACAATTGTCTTGGCTATGATGACAAGATCTTGGATGGTTTTTACGACTTGTACGGAGTGTTGAATGCTTCCTCAGCGGAAAAGATTCCTCCTTTGCTTGATCTTCAAGGGACGCCTGTGTCTGACGGTGTGACGTGGGAAGCTGTTCTTGTGAACAGGAGTGGGGATTATAATCTGTTGAGAGTTGAGCAGATGGGTATTGATATTGCGGCGAAGACGGAGTCTGTTTCTTCGTCTAGCTTTGTGAACAGCGAGCTGGTGAGGAAGCTTGCTGTTTTGGTTGGTGATTACATGGGTGGGCCTGTTGTTGATCCGGATAGTATGTTGAGAGCTTGGAGGAGTCTTAGTTACAGTTTGAAAGCAACTCTTGGGAGCATGGTGTTGCCTCTTGGCTCTCTAACTATTGGATTGGCTCGTCACCGTGCCTTGttattcaaa GTTTTGTGTGATAGCGTTGGTGTTCCTTGTCGGATAGTCAAAGGACAGCAATATACAGGTTCTGAAGATGTCGCAATGAACTATATTAAGACCGATGATGGCAG GGAGTACATTGTTGATCTTATGGGAGATCCCGGTACGCTTATTCCAGCTGATGCAGCTGGACTACAAATAGACTATGACGAACCTGTCTGCTCCACTAGTCCTGGGGACAATGATTCATTTCATGATGCTTCTTCCACCAATGGGATTGAAAGTTCATTTCAAGAGAATATAGAGTTTCCCCCAGGGGAACATAGTTCTAGTACCAAAAGTTCCAAGGAAGATGTGGCGAAAGTTGAAAAGGCTCCTCcagttcaaaacctctctagcaGGCCTATTCATTCTTTCACACATATGAGATCACCTTCTTGGACTGAAGGTGTGAGCTCCCCAGCTGCGAGGAGGATGAAAGTCAAAGACGTTTCACAGTACATGATTGACGCTGCCAAAGAGAATCCACGGTTGGCTCAGAAGCTTCACGATGTATTGCTTGAAAGCGGAGTTGTAGCTCCCCCCAATTTATTCTCCGAAGTCTATCCCCAGCAACTGGATGCAACCGTCGAAATAAAAAACCTGACTGAAGccaagaaagagaaagagacagCTCAGCAAGGAAGACACCAAAACGATCTTGGTCCAGTGCGGTTTTTGCCTCCATTACCAAGACTTCACTCTAAAGCAGATACACATGATCAGCAACATGATCATGGCAAAGTTGTTAGTCAGTCTGATTCTTCACATTCCGAAGCATCTTCTACAGAATACGCCAGAACCGTACCTGCTGCTGTAGCTGCAGCGGCTGTGGTTGCATCTTCGATGGTTGCTGCTGCTGCCGCCAAGACTGCAAACACAGAGTCCTCCACCTTGGAGCTTCCTGCTGCAGCTGCCGCCACGGCCACTGCTGCAGCAGTTGTTGCAACAGCTGCAGCCGTGTCCAGGCATCTTGAGTTAGGGTCGAACAGCGATGGAGATGCTGGTTCCGGTGGACATGAGCCTCAAGGAAGTGGGGACTCTCCTCATGAGCCAAACTCAGGAGGTGACAGAGTATCTGACAGATCCACTGGCGAGGAAAGTTCAAAGTCTGATGGGACGCTTGATGATGTCTCTGACTGTGAGATTTTGTGGGAAGAGATTACTTTGGGAGAACGTATTGGACTCG GATCTTATGGAGAAGTGTATCGAGGAGATTGGCACGGGACT GAAGTGGCTGCCAAGAAGTTCCTTGATCAAGATCTTACAGGAGAAGCATTGGAGGAGTTCAGAAGTGAG GTCCAAATCATGAAAAAGCTTAGACACCCCAACATTGTTCTCTTCATGGGAGCTGTGACCCGTCCACCGAATCTCTCAATTATCACAGAGTTTCTTCCTAG AGGGAGCTTGTATAGGTTAATCCATCGGCCTAATAACCAGTTAGACGAGAGGAGGCGTCTGAGGATGGCCCTTGATGCT GCTCGTGGAATGAACTATTTGCATAGCTGTAGTCCTATGATTGTCCATCGTGATCTCAAGTCCCCCAACCTTCTAGTTGACAAAAACTGGGTTGTGAAG GTGTGCGACTTCGGGTTGTCTAGAATGAAAAACAGCACATACCTCTCTTCAAAGTCAACAGCAGGCACT GCTGAATGGATGGCTCCAGAAGTGCTTAGAAACGAACCTGCTGATGAGAA GTGCGATGTATACAGCTACGGTGTGATTCTGTGGGAACTCTTTACGTTACAGCAACCATGGGGGAGGATGAACGCGATGCAAGTTGTTGGGGCAGTTGGGTTTCAGCATCGACGTCTTGACATTCCAGACTTTGTGGATCCAGCAATTGCAGAACTCATTAGTAAATGCTGGCAAAC gGATTCAAAGTTGAGGCCAAGTTTTGCAGAGATTATGGTTACTCTAAAGAAGCTACAGAGACCTGCAACAGGTTCCAACATCCCAAGACCAGTCCCCAGTTCTTCTTCATTATCAACTGAACAGGAACAAAAAGATTGA
- the LOC106354295 gene encoding alpha-dioxygenase 2, producing MGFYPPSSWFLHPELHHVVSKMSYLDSFLFYIVHLVDKLGLWHRFPVLLGVAYLGIRRHLHQRYNLIHVGRINGQRYDTDEFSYRTADGKCNHPSDDSVGSQGTFIGRNMPPCTSQYGILDPHPSVVATKLLARKRFIDNGDQFNVIACSWIQFMIHDWVDHLEDTHQIELKAPEEVASGCPLKSFKFFRTKKELSGDHHKSGSVNTRTPWWDGSVIYGNDEAGMRRVRVFKDGKLRISGDGLLERDERGVPISGDIRNSWSGFSLLQALFVKEHNSVCEMFKEKYPDFDDEKLYRTARLVTSAVIAKVHTIDWTIELLKTDTLTAGMRINWYGFLGKKVKDTIGARFGPILSGLVGLKKPKEHGVPYSLTEEFVSVYRMHCLLPDTLILRDMSPEKVDKANPKIEREVPMTELIGKESGKKGSKIGFEQLLVSMGHQSCGALTLWNYPNWMRSLVAQDIDGEDRPDLIDMAALEIYRDRERGVPRYNEFRKNLLMSPIKKWEDLTDDKEAIEALREVYGDDIEKLDLNVGLHAEKKIKGFAISETAFFIFLLVASRRLEADRFFTTNFNEKTYTKEGLQWVNTTETLKDVIDRHFPNLTNQWMRCTSAFSVWSSDSDPTKWLPLYLRSAP from the exons atgggTTTCTATCCACCTTCCTCCTGGTTCCTTCATCCTGAGCTTCATCATGTTGTTTCCAAGATGTCTTACCTTGATTCCTTTTTGTTCTAT attgtgCATTTAGTGGACAAGCTAGGATTATGGCACAGGTTTCCAGTGTTACTGGGAGTGGCTTACTTGGGAATACGGAGACATCTACACCAACGTTACAATCTGATACATGTTGGTCGAATCAACGGTCAGCGTTATGACACGGATGAGTTCTCTTATCGCACGGCTGATGGCAAGTGTAACCATCCCTCCGATGACTCTGTCGGTAGCCAAGGCACCTTTATTGGCCGGAATATGCCTCCATGTACTTCTCAGTACGGC ATTTTGGATCCACATCCAAGTGTGGTGGCTACAAAGTTGCTAgctagaaaaagatttatagacaACGGGGACCAATTCAACGTGATAGCTTGTTCGTGGATTCAGTTCATGATCCATGATTGGGTTGATCATTTAGAAGACACCCACCAG ATTGAGCTTAAGGCTCCAGAAGAAGTAGCAAGTGGATGTCCGTTGAAGTCATTTAAGTTCTTCAGAACCAAGAAAGAACTATCCGGTGATCATCACAAATCTGGTTCTGTCAACACTAGAACCCCATGGTG GGACGGGAGTGTAATATATGGAAATGATGAGGCTGGAATGAGAAGAGTAAGAGTTTTCAAGGACGGGAAGCTAAGAATCTCCGGGGATGGTTTGTTGGAGCGAGACGAAAGAGGTGTTCCAATCTCCGGTGATATAAGAAACAGCTGGTCAGGTTTCTCTCTGTTGCAAGCCCTCTTTGTCAAAGAACACAACTCTGTTTGTGAAATGTTCAAA GAAAAGTATCCAGATTTTGATGATGAAAAACTCTACCGGACTGCGAGATTGGTGACATCAGCAGTTATCGCTAAGGTTCACACAATAGATTGGACAATAGAACTCTTGAAGACAGACACACTAACTGCTGGAATGAGAATCAATTGGTATGGCTTTTTAGGGAAGAAAGTGAAAGACACGATTGGTGCAAGATTTGGTCCAATACTTAGCGGATTAGTTGGTCTGAAGAAACCGAAAGAGCATGGAGTTCCTTATTCTCTGACCGAAGAGTTCGTTAGTGTCTATAGGATGCATTGTCTTCTACCAGACACACTTATCCTCCGAGACATGAGTCCTGAGAAAGTAGATAAAGCAAACCCTAAAATAGAACGAGA GGTACCGATGACTGAACTGATTGGGAAAGAAAGCGGGAAAAAAGGTTCGAAAATCGGGTTTGAGCAGTTACTAGTTTCAATGGGACACCAATCTTGTGGTGCATTGACATTGTGGAATTACCCTAATTGGATGAGGAGCCTTGTGGCGCAAGACATCGATGGAGAAGATAGACCTGACCTAATAGATATGGCTGCCTTGGAGA TTTAtagagatcgagagagaggaGTTCCTCGATACAACGAGTTCAGAAAGAATCTGCTGATGAGTCCGATAAAGAAATGGGAGGATCTGACAGATGACAAAGAAGCTATCGAGGCTTTAAGGGAAGTGTACGGAGACGATATAGAGAAGCTTGACTTAAACGTGGGGTTGCATGCTGAGAAGAAGATCAAAGGATTCGCCATTAGTGAAACAGCTTTCTTCATCTTCCTACTCGTAGCCTCCAG GAGGTTGGAGGCAGATAGGTTTTTCACGACGAATTTCAATGAGAAGACGTATACTAAAGAAGGGTTGCAATGGGTTAATACAACAGAGACTTTAAAGGATGTAATAGACCGACACTTCCCGAACTTAACCAACCAGTGGATGAGATGTACGAGCGCTTTCTCTGTCTGGAGCTCAGATTCTGACCCAACCAAATGGCTTCCTTTGTACCTACGGTCCGCGCCATAA